In the Malaya genurostris strain Urasoe2022 chromosome 1, Malgen_1.1, whole genome shotgun sequence genome, one interval contains:
- the LOC131425415 gene encoding beta-1,4-mannosyltransferase egh translates to MLNSISKHLMHCALLFTLLIVFEVFSGGIKVNENSFVSIDPWEEYGTIPTLLLYTLRMLTFLTLPQVLFNFFGLVFYNAFPEKVVLKGSPLLAPFICIRVVTRGDYPDLVKSNVMRNMNTCLDTGLENFLIEVVTDKAVNLPKHRRTREIVVPKDYKTKTGAMFKSRALQYCLEDTVNVLNNNDWVVHLDEETLLTENSVRGIINFVLDGKHPFGQGLITYANENVVNWLTTLADSFRVSDDMGKLRLQFKMFHKPFFSWKGSYVVTQVHAEKEVSFDNGIDGSVAEDCFFAMRAFAKGYTFNFIEGEMYEKSPFTLLDFLQQRKRWLQGILLVVHSNTIPVRNKLLLCISVYSWVTMPLSTSNMIFAGLYPIPCPNLVDFLCAFIAGFNIYMYVFGVIKSFSLYRFGVVKFLACVLGALCTIPINVIIENVAVIWGLVGKKHKFYVVQKDVRALVTV, encoded by the exons ATGCTGAACTCCATTTCCAAACATCTTATGCATTGCGCGTTACTCTTCACACTGCTGATTGTGTTCGAAGTTTTCTCCGGTGGTAttaaggttaatgaaaataGCTTCGTTTCGATCGATCCCTGGGAGGAATATGGCACAATACCAACGCTGCTGCTCTACACATTGCGCATGCTGACGTTTCTCACCTTACCACAAGTACTGTTCAACTTTTTCGGCTTGGTATTTTATAATGCCTTCCCAGAAAAGGTAGTGCTGAAAGGATCACCACTGCTGGCACCTTTTATCTGTATTAGGGTAGTAACTAGAGGTGACTACCCGGATCTAGTCAAATCGAATGTTATGCGTAACATGAACACATGTCTAGACACAGGCCTAGAGAACTTCCTCATTGAAGTTGTTACCGATAAAGCCGTCAACCTGCCGAAACACCGACGAACCCGGGAAATCGTTGTCCCCAAAGACTACAAAACCAAAACGGGTGCAATGTTCAAATCGCGCGCTTTGCAGTACTGCCTGGAAGACACGGTGAATGTACTTAACAATAACGACTGGGTGGTACATTTGGACGAGGAAACTTTGCTTACGGAAAACAGCGTGCGTGGCATCATCAACTTTGTGCTGGATGGGAAACATCCCTTCGGGCAGGGCTTGATTACCTATGCCAACGAGAATGTAGTCAACTGGCTAACGACGCTGGCGGACAGTTTTCGTGTATCGGATGATATGGGGAAGCTGCGGTTACAGttcaaaatgttccacaaaccgTTCTTCAGTTGGAAGGGGAGCTACGTAGTCACTCAG GTCCACGCTGAAAAGGAGGTTTCGTTTGACAACGGCATCGATGGATCGGTCGCCGAGGATTGCTTCTTTGCGATGCGTGCCTTCGCCAAGGGGTACACGTTCAATTTCATCGAGGGCGAAATGTACGAGAAGTCCCCTTTCACGCTGTTGGATTTTTTGCAGCAGCGGAAACGTTGGCTCCAGGGAATCCTGCTGGTGGTTCATTCGAACACGATCCCAGTTCGAAACAAGTTGCTGCTCTGCATCAGCGTGTACTCCTGGGTCACGATGCCGCTGTCCACTTCGAACATGATCTTCGCCGGTTTGTATCCGATTCCGTGCCCGAATTTGGTGGACTTTTTGTGTGCATTCATTGCCGGGTTCAACATCTACATGTACGTGTTCGGTGTGATCAAATCGTTTTCACTGTACCGGTTCGGAGTGGTCAAGTTTCTGGCTTGCGTCCTGGGGGCCCTATGCACCATTCCTATTAATGTGATCATTGAGAACGTGGCCGTTATCTGGGGCCTTGTCGGTAAAAAGCACAAGTTCTATGTAGTGCAGAAGGACGTGCGAGCACTCGTGACCGTTTAA